The genomic stretch GTGTCGACCCCACGCACTGCAGCGTGGATTGCAGACGAAGCACAGGTCTCAGAGAATACCGCTCGCAGCCATCTCTCGCGGCTTGCCGACCTCGGCGTTCTCGCAACGACCACGACCGAGCGGGGGACTGGCTACGCACCCGACGCAATCTACACTCGATTCCAGGATATTCGCGAACTCATCCAGGAACACACAGAAGACCAGCTTGCCACGAGGGCGGTCGACCTACAAGAGGAACTCGCGGAGTTTACTTCCACGTACGAGGTTGAATCACCGACCGCGCTTCGGACGTCTATCGCCACTGGTGGCCTCACGCCCGCAGAGGCGCGCGAACGTCTCGAAGCCGTCTCGGATTGGGAGTACGCCCGGTATCGACTGTCGATCGTTCGTGATGCGCTCGACCATTACGATACGTACAGTTCGTCGCGTCCCGCGTCGGCATGACCGGTGGTCGTTCAGGCAGTGAGTCTGGGGCAGACCGCCACCGAATTCTCAGATAACTTCGCCAACAGCTTGAACACCATCCCGCAGTCTCTGCAGCGTGGGGTGAACCCAGCGGCGAGTACGCCGAAGTCGCAGCGACGATTTCTCCGCAATACTTTGGCAGGGACGCTGACACAGCAACACTCCGCCTCGTTTGGCACCCTTCTCCGACTCTCACTGAGGAGGATACTCGGGTAGCTTCCATTCATCCAGCAGCCCCACGGACGCACTTTGAGGCGATGTTCAAGTTGCATTACGCGAGTCCAGTGGATACGATTGTGGCTTTCACAACGAACCAAACCCACACGTTGAGGGATGGTTCCATTTTCAGGAACGTACCTCACCAGAGTCAGAGTACGACTATTCTCCGTCTACGCTCGACGCTCGTTCACCAGTCGGTGCGCTCTGGGACCTGCTCGATTTGCTCGAAGCAAAACTCCAGGAAGCGACGTAGCCTGCCAGTTTATCGGTCCCCGAGGGGCGCGGTTCACGCAACGACGGTCTTTTTCGTCGGCCACCCCACCATCCAGTATGCCAAGCCGACGTGCGGTGTTAAAAACGACCGCATCGGGCGCCCTCGTCGCGGTCGCAGGGTGCGTTGACCAAGTCTCTGATTCCATCCCGGAGAATGCCTCATCAGGGGAGCTGCTCCGTCAGGGCGACGAAACGCCACCAGAGCTAGACGACGAGGCCGTCGAGCGAGCAGGAGAGGTCGGCCAGCGGGTCAGAGAATCGGTCGTCTACCTGCAGACGAGTCTCGGCGGCGGCGTCCACGCCAGCGGGACCGGGTTCGTCTACGGCGACGGGTCACACGTCATTACCAACGCTCACAACGTCCGCGGGTCGGAGACGTTCGACCTCTGGACCGTCGACGGGGAATCCTACGAAGCCGAAGTGGTCGACTACGTCGAGAACCGCCAGCCGGACGTGGCGCTGGTGCGAGCCGAGGGGCTGGACCTCGACCCGCTCGAGGCTGGGTCGTCGGACGACCTCGAGGCCGGCCAGCCCCTCCTCCAGGTCGGGCACCCCTCTATTATGGGCAACTGGGTCATCACCGCCGGCCCGATGGCCGAGCCAAGTAGTGTCGATCCGCGGCTCCGTACACACGTCCCCGGGGTGCAGGGCAACAGCGGGTCGCCACTCCTCACGCTGGACGGTGCGGTCGTTGGCCTGACGTATGGCGCAACACGACCGGGAAACAGGGGTCCAAACGACCCTCCGGAGGGCCCACAATCTGACGACGCGCACACGCGAATCGTCGGGCGGTTGATGTCGCTGCACGAGACCATCGAGGACGTCGACGAGCAGTACGAGACGTGGGTCTGACGACTGACGGTCCTCGTATCCGTTGTCACACGACTCACGTATCGCAGTGAACAACCCCGACCTCAAGGGTCGGGGTTCTCGCCCTGCTCCGCCTATAGAGCATACGGTCGGCATCCGTCAACGATAATCCAGATTGTTGCCCCATCGACTTCGTGGCCGAATAACGGCTCTTCAGGGCGGACAATCTGAAGAATATCGCGTCACCAAGGACGACTCGACGCGGGCTGAAATTGGCCATGGCAGTGATGTCCTTGCGTTTTATTAGCCGTTTTAACGTCGCCTGGTTTGCCGTTTGGGGCTAGTACCCACCGATGGAGTACCCACCGTCAACGAGCAATTCGGCGCCGGTAATCCACTCGGCGTGGTCGCTCGCGAAAAACCGGACAACTTTCCCAACGTCTCCCGGTTCGCCGACACGCGGGAGCGGCGTTTTTTCTGCCTGACGGCGGCGCGTCGCCTCGTCGTTTTGGTCCTGCATCGGCGTTTTCACCACTCCAGGAAGAACGGTGTTGACGGTCACGCCCTCGTCTGCGACTTCGAGCGCCAAGTCTCGGGTGAGGTTGACGATACCCGCTTTCGTCGCCGAGTACGGCGGGCCGCCCCCACCCATGTAGGCGTTTACACTGCTGACGTTGACGATGCGGCCCTGCGATGAGTTGACCAGATGCGGGATGGCGTACTTCGCCGTGAGGAAGTAACTCGTCAGGTTCACGTCGACGACGTGGTGCCAGTCGTCTGCGGTGACGTCCTGTGAGGACCCAAGCACCTGGGTGCCCACGTTGTTTACGAGGATGTCGAGTCCACCGAACTCGTCGACGGTTGTTTCGACTACCGCCTCGATGGCCGATTCGTCGGTGACGTCGGTCTTCGCGAAAACCGCGTTGACACCCGACTCCTGTTCGACGAGTTCAGCCGTCGGGAGGGAGACGTCTGTCTGATAGTACTTGCCCTGTTTTGGCGTCTCTCGAATGTCCGCGACGACAATGTTCACGCCCGCATCTGCGAGTTCGCGAGCGATGCCACGACCGATGCCTGAGCTTGCGCCGGTTATCAACGCGGTTTTTCCTTCGAGCGACATACTTGTGAGCAGTATGTGGTTGACTCCACCACATTACTGTTCGGATGAAAGTCGACACAACAGCTGTACTCGAGTTTGTGCAGGTACACTGCCCGAATTATATTTGTTCGATGTTCACATCGTGTAGTATAGCTCACCATGTTCGACGTATCTCCGAGGCGACTCGTCGACAGTAGCTGTCACACGGGGGAGGGACCGCTTTGGCACCCCGACGAGGAACGACTGTACTGGGTCGACATCCCGGCTGGCGTCCTCTATCGGTACGACCCCGCGGTGGATGAACACGAACGCTGCTACGAGACGGACGTCATCGGCGGGTTCACCATCCAAGCTGACGGTTCACTTCTTCTGTTCGAGGATGGGGGACGCGTCGAGCGGTGGCACGAGGGCATCACCGACGTCCTCATCGACGAACTCCCACGGGAACGAAATTCTCGGTTCAACGACGTCGTGGCGGACCCACGAGGCCGCGTGTTCTGTGGGACG from Haladaptatus sp. QDMS2 encodes the following:
- a CDS encoding SDR family NAD(P)-dependent oxidoreductase; its protein translation is MSLEGKTALITGASSGIGRGIARELADAGVNIVVADIRETPKQGKYYQTDVSLPTAELVEQESGVNAVFAKTDVTDESAIEAVVETTVDEFGGLDILVNNVGTQVLGSSQDVTADDWHHVVDVNLTSYFLTAKYAIPHLVNSSQGRIVNVSSVNAYMGGGGPPYSATKAGIVNLTRDLALEVADEGVTVNTVLPGVVKTPMQDQNDEATRRRQAEKTPLPRVGEPGDVGKVVRFFASDHAEWITGAELLVDGGYSIGGY
- a CDS encoding serine protease, which codes for MPSRRAVLKTTASGALVAVAGCVDQVSDSIPENASSGELLRQGDETPPELDDEAVERAGEVGQRVRESVVYLQTSLGGGVHASGTGFVYGDGSHVITNAHNVRGSETFDLWTVDGESYEAEVVDYVENRQPDVALVRAEGLDLDPLEAGSSDDLEAGQPLLQVGHPSIMGNWVITAGPMAEPSSVDPRLRTHVPGVQGNSGSPLLTLDGAVVGLTYGATRPGNRGPNDPPEGPQSDDAHTRIVGRLMSLHETIEDVDEQYETWV
- a CDS encoding ArsR family transcriptional regulator, coding for MSTPRTAAWIADEAQVSENTARSHLSRLADLGVLATTTTERGTGYAPDAIYTRFQDIRELIQEHTEDQLATRAVDLQEELAEFTSTYEVESPTALRTSIATGGLTPAEARERLEAVSDWEYARYRLSIVRDALDHYDTYSSSRPASA